In Campylobacter sp. RM16187, the DNA window TTTCTTATAAGATGGAGGATAAATATCTTAGCTCTAAATGACGATGATATAAAATGCCTAGGTATAGATGCCAATAAAATACGTCTAATAGCAATTAGCTGTTCTACTTTATTAACGGCTTCTTGCGTTTCTGTAGCCGGACTAGTCGGATGGGTCGGACTTATAGTTCCGCATATAGCCAGAATGCTTGTTGGTCCTGATTTTAGAGTCTTACTTCCGGCTAGTGCGTTAATAGGAGCAACTTATTTGCTTTTGATAGATGATATAGCAAGAGGTGCTTTTATGGCGGAAATTCCTTTGAGTATATTAACAGCTCTTATAGGAGCTCCATACTTCATATATCTACTGCTTAAAACTCAAAGATAAAATCTAAATTTTAGCGGCAAAATAAACATATTCTTATAGATGTTATATCTCTTATTCAATTGATTTAAATCAATTGAATATTATTATCATTTCTGATAGAATAGCCGTTTTATTACTATTTAAAAAGGATTTCTATGCAAAGAAAAGTTATGCTAAGCTTTGCTCTTGTCGGTGTTTTAATGGCTAATGACAATATTGATCTTAAAGCCTTAGATAGTGTTACTGTAACAGCTCAAAGATCTTCTCAAAACATGGATCAAATCAGCAAAAGCATATCGGCAATAAACAAAGAAACTATTGAAAGAAAAATCGGCACTAGTGTCCCTTCTTTAATCAGCGAGGCACCGGGGGTATCGATGGTAAATGAAGGAATGGACTCAGGAACTATAAACGTTCGAGGATTTAGCTCGTCTGATTATAGAGTTCCTATGTTTATTGACGGACTTAGATTTAGAGGTAGGCCAGCATTTGAATATTCTATTTTCAGCCCTGATCAAATAGAGAGAATTGAGATCATAAGAGGTCCTGCCAGCACGCTTTATGGTACAGACGCCTTTGGCGGTATAGTAAATTTGGTAACAAAAAGAGCAAGTGGAGATGTCTTTGGAGAATTTAAACTCTCTGATACCTACATAAGCTCACAATATCAAAGCGTAAATAAAGGGACACAAAATCGCCTACAGCTAGGGTTTGTCGGAAATGGATTTGACGCTTTACTTGGATTAAATTATAAAAACGGCAAAGAATATAAGACCCCTGCCGGAAAGATAGATAATACAAACTATAGTTATAAAAGTTTAGACTTTAAAGGTGGATATAGCTTTGCCGACCATCACAGAATAGAACTTGTAACAAGATATACAGAGTCTAAAAGAGGTGTTGTCGGCACCTCTGTAGGAGCTCCAGGAACAGCGAACAAAAAAGGATTTCAAAAATATATCAGAGAAGATCCTCTCAGGGAAAAATATATCGCTATTAATTATGATGCCAATATAAATAACAAAATTATTTTAGACTCTAGCTTATACTATAGAGAGCTTTTTACGCATCTTAACATAAGACCGTATATAGGCTCATTCTCGCCAAGACAAGTTGATAACTACGTTAATGGTCCTGAAGTATATGGCGGTAAATTTATAGGAAAATACATAGGAGAAAATTTAACTCAAACCTACGGAATAGACTTTTATTATGAAGATTGGGATAGTGTTTATCAAAGTATAAACAAAGGACCAAAATTTAGAAATAGACTCAGAACTAAGCAGCTTGATGTAGCGGGATTTGGCCTGCTTGAGTATGGCTTTAACAATGGAGCCATTTTAAGCGCAAACCTAAGATACGACCATATCAAAACCTCATTTGATATGGATAGCAGCATGAGTCCGTCTGTAAAAAAACTATATGAAAACGCAAATAATAGAAAAGACTCAAGAGCTAGCTATGGGCTTGGTCTTATCTATCCTTTGGTTGGAGATTTGGAATTTGTAGGAAATTTCTCTACATCATTTAGAGCGCCTATGAGCGGTGAAGTAGCTCCTATATTAACATTTTCCGGAGCTGAAGCTTATCTCCCAAATCCGGAGTTAAAAATAGAAAAAGGTGTAACATACGAAGCCGGACTTAGGTATAGCGACCAAATGCTAAGATCAAATTTGATATTTTATATGGGAGATTATAAAGATTTGATCGTAGAAAAAAGCTGGACCACAGGCGCAACGACTTATTATCAGGCTCAAAATATAAATAGAGCCAAAATCAGCGGTCTTGAGTTTGATTTAGCCTATAAAGTTTTAAATTATTTAGAGTTTAAAACCAGCCTTGCTTACACAAGAGGCAAAAATAAAAACACCGGCAAGCCTTTGCCTGAGATCGCGCCTCTTAGCGGACATGTAGCACTTTCATACTCCCCTACTTTCCTTAAGAATTCATATATAGAATATAGCGGTGATTGGGCTGCACGCAAAACGCGCATAGATGAAAGCATGGAAAAGCAAAGAGCCGGATATTTTGTGCATAACATATATTTTAGAAAAAGCTTTGGCAAATTTGGCATGCTTAAAGATCTTAGCCTAAATTTTGGTGTTGAAAATATTTTAAATAAAGAGTATGCTCCGAGTTTAAGCTATGAAGCGATAGCGCAGCCAAGAAGTGCGACAAACCCACTTTTAAATCCAGGCAGGAATTTCAAGCTTGGATTTAAAGCAAGTTTTTAAATTTAAGGGCAAGGCTATAAGCCTGCCCTATTTTCAACTAAAAGGATGATTTTGAAAATTTTAGCGATAGTTATAGCTTTTTGCTTATCTTTAAATGCGGTAGAATTTACAGATCAAAATGGCAATAAATTCTATTTTAAAGAGTCCATTAAAAGCGTTGCCTTATTTCCGATACCTCTAGCTTCATTTTCTCTTAGTGTAGAAAATAACACATCTCGCTTAGCTTCTATCCATCCTATGGCTAAAAAAAATATTGATCGCGCAATGCTATCAAAAATGATAAAAGGCTCTTCTAAAATTCCTGTTGGAGGTATAGGAGATGATTTTATGCCAAACATGGAAGAGCTTATTAAACTCTCTCCAGAACTTGTAATCCAATGGGGTATGAGAGGAGAAAAGCTTATAGAACCGTTAAAGAAAGTAGGTCTAAACGTAGCGCTTGTAAATCTAAGAGGAACGGAAGAAGATCCGCTTTTCTGGTTTGATATGCTAGGTAAAATTTACGAAAAAGAGGATAGAGTAGCGCAAATTTTAAACAATAGGGCTCAAACCAGAGCAAAAATAGAAGAATTTGTAAAGAGTCTTCAAAATAAGCCAAAGGTATTGTTTATATTTGGAAGAGATAAGAGCTACGAAGCTGCCGGTAAAAAAACATATTTTGACTATGAAATTTCATTAAGCGGCGGTAAAAATATAGCAAATTTCAATGGCTTTAGGATAATCAATAAAGAAGAGATTATTGCACAAAATCCGGATATTATCCTTCTTAGTAACTTTGATAATTTGACCCCAAATGACTTTTTTCAAGACAGGCTTTTAAAAAGCGTAAAAGCGGTAAAAAATAAGACCGTTTATAAAATGCCTATCGGCGGAGATATGTGGGAGCCCCCTACCGGAGAATCACACCTTGCATGGCTATGGTTTAGCATACTTTTTTCAGGGCAAAATCATTTGAGTTTGGTAGAAGAGATGAGAAAAAGCTATAAAATACTTTATGAGTATGACTTAAAGGATGACGATATAGCTCAAATTTTACGCTTTGATATGAACGGCGATAGCAAATTTTACGATTTTTTCAAGACTAAATGAAAAAATATATCTTCTTACTATTTTTACTCGCGCTTGTATCTGTTTTCTCTCTAGTTGTAGGACGAATTTCACTTGAAGAGCTTAGAAATTACTACACAAATGATTTTGAGACTTTGCAAACGATTATTTTTGATTTGCGATTGCCAAGGCTTATAGTCGCCTTTTTAGTCGGTGCGAGCCTAAGTGTAGCAGGAGTCATCTTCCAAGCCATGTTTCAAAATCCGCTCGTTAGCCCAAATATACTTGGCGTAGGAAGCGGAGCGGGATTTGGTGCGGTAGTTTGCATCTTAATCTTTTCAAATCCGTTTATCACGCAAATCGGAGCTTTTATATTTGGATTTTTGGCTGTTATGATATCTTATGCCTTAGGCACTTTGGTCAATAAAAACTCAAAACTTATGCTGGTTTTAGCAGGTATCATAACAGGAGCTATTTTTGAAGCTTTGATTTCCATTGTAAAATACGTAGCAGACACCGAAGAAAAGCTTCCAAGTATAGTATATTGGCTAATGGGAAGCCTAAATGCCATATCGTGGGACGATGTGATAATTTTAGCTCCGATTTGCACCATAGGACTTGTTATTTTAAGCCTAATGGGATGGAAGTTAAACATATTATCTCTTGGAAATGAGCAAGCAAGCATTTTTGGCGAAAATAAATTCTTAGGCTTTATATTTGTTGTTCTTGCCACACTTATCACAAGCACCAGTGTAGCCATAGCAGGGATTATAGGCTGGGTAGGACTGCTCGTCCCGCATATTACAAGATTGATATTTGGCTCTGACAATACCTCTTTAGTGCCTATTTCAGCTATTTTTGGGGGTATCTTTCTAATGCTTACGGATGATGTGGCCAGAAGCGTTAGCTCGGCGGAAATTCCGCTTAGTATTTTAACCTCTCTTGTAGGAGCTCCTCTTATCGGCGTGATAATGGTTAAAAAGGGCAAGAAATGGTCTTAAAGGTAGAAAATTTAAGCTTTTCATATGATAAAAAAGAGATTTTACGAAATCTAAATTTTAGTTTAGATTCTGGAGAGACTCTTGGTATTTTAGGAAAAAACGGAATAGGAAAATCTACTTTCCTAAAGATAGTTTTAGGCATCTTAAAAACTAACCGTGGAAAAATTTTAATAGACAACAACGATATATCGTTGCTCGATAACAAAAGTCGTGCAAAACTAACAGGATATGTTCCGCAAAGCGAAAAAATAGCCTTTAGCTTCAAAGTAAAAGATATGATACTTATGGGCATAAATGCAAATATCGGTATATTTCAAAGACCTAGCAAAAGCGACAAAAAAAGAGTTGAAGAGGTATCCGATATAGTAGGTGTTAGAGATTTTTTAAATTTGGATGTTGATGAATTAAGCGGAGGAATGCTGCAACTTGTCTTAATCGCAAGATCACTTGTGCTAAATCCAAAAATACTTATCATGGATGAGCCGACTTCATATCTTGACGTATTTCATCAAAATGCTATTTTAAACCTTATAAAAAGGCTAAATACAGAATATAAAATGTGTATCATCTTTACTTCGCACTATCCCGATCATACTCTTGCCGTGGCAGACAAGACACTGCTTTTAAACGGTATTGACGGATATAAATTTGGCAATACTCGTGAAATTTTAACCGACAGAAATTTAAGCGAGCTTTTTAATATAGATTTTATAAATTTGGATATAGAAAACAAATCTAGACTTCTACCGAAATGGAGTGTATAGAATAATTATCTATAAATTTTATAGTGAGCAATAGCCAAAATAATAATATTTTATTTTTTTGCTTCAATATAAAAATATACTTGATATTTATAGCACTATCGTCTTCGTTTGCATTTTCATCTAATGTAAGATCCGTAATTTCTTTAAAAAACAACATCAAATAAATTAAAATTCGCTTATGATCATATCTATAAACTCAACTATACTCTCAACAGTAAAATGCGGATCATTTTGAACCGATATAAATTTTACATTTTTGATTAAATTTGCAGTTTTTAGCGCAGCTTCATAAGGAACCTCATTATCGGCTATAGAGTGGCGTATAGTTATGGGTTGCTTTACATCTTCTATTCTAAATCCCCAAGGCATCGCTTGAAGCTTTATATCATATCCCATAGCAATATATCTCTCTTTTATAAGCTGTTTTAAATAATCATCTCCGTAGCTTTGTCCATATTTTTGCAGATAAATTTTACCTATGTCTTCTTGAGAATTTTCTCTGGCAAATCTATATAGCTCATTTATCTCATCATAATACTCACCATATCCTTTTAAAACCTCATCATCATATAAAGCCCCAAGCCCACTATATATATAAACCCTATGAGCTTTTTTGGCACTTACAATAGCATTCGCATATGCATGCGGAGCACCTGCAGAGATACCGATAACGCTAAATTTTTTTACTCCGATAGAGCTTAAAAGCTCATCGAACCTCTTTGCAAGCTCAATATAACTACTCTCGTAAAAATAAGAACTACCATCATGCCCGCTTCTGTTAGGGAGTATCATTCTAATCTCCCTATCATTACAAAACCGATTCCACTCATCTTCGTCTATTGGGCTTGTCGCAATCCCATGATGAATAACTATAGCTCTTTTAAATTTACTTCCCAAATCGACATAGCTCATCTCTTTACCGTCTTTAAATTTAAAGATATTCATAGTTTCCCCTTAAAATTTATACTCAAATTTTACACCGACTTCTCGTGGTTCCGACATAAAGGTATATGCTCCGTAGTTCGTATCATGTTTTTTATCAAAAATATTATTTGCATATAGATAAATTCCTATATTTTTACTATCGTAACCTATTTTGGCATCTATCAGCATATATCCTTTGCTTGAATATATATTGTTTTCATCAGAATACATCTTGCTTTGACCCCTTAAATAAGCACCCGCAAAAAATCCTCCGCCTGAATAGTAGTCAACTCCTATTGTATAGGTCCATTCTGGAGCATAATTTACATATTTACCCTTGTAGTCCCCTTTGGCATCTTTAAAAGTTTTATAAACACTCTTTGCATATCCCAAGCTGGCATTAAACTTTAAGCTATCGCTCATAAAGTAATTTCCTTCAAGTTCAAAGCCTTGAGATTTAGCTTTTGCGGCATTTGCAGCATAGGAAAGCAAAGGAGTCACCGCCGTCATCACCTGCTTATCTTTTATATCAGCGTAAAAAACGGCTCCACTTAGATCAAATTTATCCCAAGTCGTTTTAAAACCCCACTCGTAATTGATAAGAGTCTCTTTGTCATACCACATTTTATCAATCGGCGCAGAAAATAGATAGCCACCGGCCTTATACCCCTTGGACACAGATATATAGCTCATAAAATTTTCGTTGATTTTATACTTTAGCCCCAATTTCGGAGAAAATGCATTATAAGTATCCTTTTTATCGTCGGCTAGTAAATGGTGTTTTAATCTAGCCTCGTCCTTATCAAACCTCATACCCAAAATTAACGTCAAGGTAGGTGTAATGTAAAAATCATTATGTGAAAAAAATCCATATCCTTTTGTTTTTGTTTTAGTATCGCTGTAAAGCATAACATCATTAATAATTATGCGTTTTTTTACATCGCTTATAGAGCCTTGGATTCCCGCAAGAAATTTTCCATAATCCTTATCGGCTACAAATCTAAATTCTTGCGAATAATCTTTTTGAAAATGACTTGATCTAACCCCAATCATAGAGGCAGGAGTATTGTCTCCATCATAAATTCTATTATCTTTATAGTTTCTAAAAGTAGATAGAGAGGTAAATTCGTAATCTTTAAATTTATAGCTTAATTTAAGAGAATTTTCATAATTTTTTAAGTTGCCTTTACCTTCAATATTATTAGAAACTTTTCTCAAATCTTTAGCATTTGAAAGATTCATAGCAGGAGCCCCTATTTTACTATTATATAGGCTTTGTATCAAATCTAAATTTAAACTTTCGGTAGGTTTAAATTTAAGATAGAGTTTTGCAAAATTTGTTTTTTCATAATCATCTGTTTTATTTAGATACTCATTGTATACAAAACCATCCTTTCTCCTACTAAAACCGTTCAAGCGAGCTAAAAATTTATCCTCTACTATTGCTCCTCCTGCGCTAAAATTTAGCCCTTTTAGATTATCACTTCCAAGCTTTAAACCAATTTTTGATTCAAGATCGTTCGTAGGCTCTTTAGAAACTATATTTATAGCTCCTGCGTAGGCATTTTTCCCGTAAAGTATACTTTGAGGACCCTTTAAGACCTCAATCCTTTCAATATCCTCCAAAAACAGATTGTTTCCCAATGTTCCCAAATAACTTACACCATCTACATAAAGACCCACATTTAAATTTTGCAAAGCAGTATTTGAAGCTATGCCTCTTATGTTCGGAGAAACTATTCCGCTCGCGTTAAATATCGATAAATTTGAGGTCAAGTTAGTTATATTTTCTAATTTATTTATCTGTCTATCATCCAAATCATTTCCGCTTAAAATTCCCATAGATACAGGAACATCTATGGCTGTTTCATCGGTTTTTTGTGCGGTTATGGTTACCTCGTCAAGCCTTAGACTATCAGCCCCATAGCAACTTACGCAAACGGCAATACTTAGTATTAAACTATTTTTTATCACAATAAACCCTTTAAGTAAAAAAATTATCAAATAGTAGTATAATCATTTTGAGTTTTGGTATCAATAATATTTTTGCACTCAAAGAATTTATTTTTACGATTTTAGGAATTTTTGTGAAAAAAATTAAAGTAGATGAAATTTATCAAAAACTGCATCGTTATGATGGCGGAGACATTGACGAAAAAGAGATGAGGATATCTACAAAAAGAGTCCAAATCAATGATGATATGGATTTTTGGATACAAAAATTTAGTTTTAAAAACGATACTGAAATCATAAACGATCTTTATCCTATTAATGGATTTTTTATAAATTTTACTATTGAAGGAGAGGCTACTTTAAAAACGTTTAATTCAAAAATAAAATATTGCAATAATTTAACCACCATATCAACCGCAAACAATCTACTGGCAGATTTACAAGCCGAACAAGGGAAAAATAATATAAATGCAGGAATTTTTATAAGCAACAACTTTATAAAAAATAATTTTTCAGATATTATAAACCCTTTTGAAAACAAAGTTTTACAACAGTCAAAAACCAATTTATGCTCCCAATTTTACTTAAATCAAATTTTAAATTTAAATAGCGATGATCCCTTAGATAGGCTATTTGTAGAGAGCAAGGTTTTGGAGCTAATACATAATGAATTTATTAACCTTAAGAGATATAAAAAACAAAATAATCATGTCATCTTGAGTGAATTTGACAAAGCAGCAATAATAAAAGCAAAAGAAATTTTAGCATCCAATATCCAAAATCCACCTAGTATAAAAGAGCTTGCAAAAAAGATCAAACTAAATGAATTTAAGTTAAAATTCGGTTTTAAAAAGCTATTTAATCAAACTCCTTATGAATTTTTACATAAAGAAAGGATAAAACACGCTTTTGATTTAGCAAAAAATTCGGAAATGAATATATCGGAAATATCAGCAGCCGTAGGATTTAAAAATCAAGGTTATTTCGCCAAAGCTTTCAAGAAGCACTATAATATTTCGCCAAAAGATATAATGAAAACAAGAGAATATTATTACTAATAAACTATTTAATATAACTTAAAATTTTATATTTTTAGCCAATAAAATGAGATTTTAAACTTTACAAAGATATAATAGCTAAAAATTATTATAAGAAAGGAAACTAATGTCCGTAAAACAAGAAAGACGGAATTTTATCGGATTGGCATTCGGTGCGGTTGCGGCCGTGGGCGGTGCTTTTTCGCTTGTAGCCGTCAAAAAAACTTGGGATCCGCTTCCAAGCGTAAAAGCGGCAGGATTTACGACGGTAGATCTTAGCCCGATGAAAGATGGCGAGATGCGCCAGATCGAGTGGCGTAAAAAGCCTATTTTTATCCTTAAAAAAGATGCAAATATGGCTCCAAACGACAAAAGAGATGTGGTAGTTGGAGACTCAAGATACATAGTGGCTATAGCGCTTTGTACGCATCTTGGTTGTATCCCTGAGTGGAGAGCAAGCAAGCAAGTGTTCATCTGCGCCTGTCACGCGGGAGAATTTAACGTAGACGGTATCAACACCTTCGGTCCTCCTCCAAGACCTCTTGATATACCGCCGTTTAAGATCGACGGGACTAAGCTAGTACTTGGCGAAACAGGACCTGAGTATGAAAAACTTGTAGCTCAGGCATAGGAGGGAAATATGGCACAAATTCGTAAATCAACA includes these proteins:
- a CDS encoding TonB-dependent receptor; the protein is MQRKVMLSFALVGVLMANDNIDLKALDSVTVTAQRSSQNMDQISKSISAINKETIERKIGTSVPSLISEAPGVSMVNEGMDSGTINVRGFSSSDYRVPMFIDGLRFRGRPAFEYSIFSPDQIERIEIIRGPASTLYGTDAFGGIVNLVTKRASGDVFGEFKLSDTYISSQYQSVNKGTQNRLQLGFVGNGFDALLGLNYKNGKEYKTPAGKIDNTNYSYKSLDFKGGYSFADHHRIELVTRYTESKRGVVGTSVGAPGTANKKGFQKYIREDPLREKYIAINYDANINNKIILDSSLYYRELFTHLNIRPYIGSFSPRQVDNYVNGPEVYGGKFIGKYIGENLTQTYGIDFYYEDWDSVYQSINKGPKFRNRLRTKQLDVAGFGLLEYGFNNGAILSANLRYDHIKTSFDMDSSMSPSVKKLYENANNRKDSRASYGLGLIYPLVGDLEFVGNFSTSFRAPMSGEVAPILTFSGAEAYLPNPELKIEKGVTYEAGLRYSDQMLRSNLIFYMGDYKDLIVEKSWTTGATTYYQAQNINRAKISGLEFDLAYKVLNYLEFKTSLAYTRGKNKNTGKPLPEIAPLSGHVALSYSPTFLKNSYIEYSGDWAARKTRIDESMEKQRAGYFVHNIYFRKSFGKFGMLKDLSLNFGVENILNKEYAPSLSYEAIAQPRSATNPLLNPGRNFKLGFKASF
- a CDS encoding ABC transporter substrate-binding protein encodes the protein MKILAIVIAFCLSLNAVEFTDQNGNKFYFKESIKSVALFPIPLASFSLSVENNTSRLASIHPMAKKNIDRAMLSKMIKGSSKIPVGGIGDDFMPNMEELIKLSPELVIQWGMRGEKLIEPLKKVGLNVALVNLRGTEEDPLFWFDMLGKIYEKEDRVAQILNNRAQTRAKIEEFVKSLQNKPKVLFIFGRDKSYEAAGKKTYFDYEISLSGGKNIANFNGFRIINKEEIIAQNPDIILLSNFDNLTPNDFFQDRLLKSVKAVKNKTVYKMPIGGDMWEPPTGESHLAWLWFSILFSGQNHLSLVEEMRKSYKILYEYDLKDDDIAQILRFDMNGDSKFYDFFKTK
- a CDS encoding FecCD family ABC transporter permease; its protein translation is MKKYIFLLFLLALVSVFSLVVGRISLEELRNYYTNDFETLQTIIFDLRLPRLIVAFLVGASLSVAGVIFQAMFQNPLVSPNILGVGSGAGFGAVVCILIFSNPFITQIGAFIFGFLAVMISYALGTLVNKNSKLMLVLAGIITGAIFEALISIVKYVADTEEKLPSIVYWLMGSLNAISWDDVIILAPICTIGLVILSLMGWKLNILSLGNEQASIFGENKFLGFIFVVLATLITSTSVAIAGIIGWVGLLVPHITRLIFGSDNTSLVPISAIFGGIFLMLTDDVARSVSSAEIPLSILTSLVGAPLIGVIMVKKGKKWS
- a CDS encoding ABC transporter ATP-binding protein, with the protein product MVLKVENLSFSYDKKEILRNLNFSLDSGETLGILGKNGIGKSTFLKIVLGILKTNRGKILIDNNDISLLDNKSRAKLTGYVPQSEKIAFSFKVKDMILMGINANIGIFQRPSKSDKKRVEEVSDIVGVRDFLNLDVDELSGGMLQLVLIARSLVLNPKILIMDEPTSYLDVFHQNAILNLIKRLNTEYKMCIIFTSHYPDHTLAVADKTLLLNGIDGYKFGNTREILTDRNLSELFNIDFINLDIENKSRLLPKWSV
- a CDS encoding alpha/beta hydrolase, producing the protein MNIFKFKDGKEMSYVDLGSKFKRAIVIHHGIATSPIDEDEWNRFCNDREIRMILPNRSGHDGSSYFYESSYIELAKRFDELLSSIGVKKFSVIGISAGAPHAYANAIVSAKKAHRVYIYSGLGALYDDEVLKGYGEYYDEINELYRFARENSQEDIGKIYLQKYGQSYGDDYLKQLIKERYIAMGYDIKLQAMPWGFRIEDVKQPITIRHSIADNEVPYEAALKTANLIKNVKFISVQNDPHFTVESIVEFIDMIISEF
- a CDS encoding TonB-dependent receptor encodes the protein MIKNSLILSIAVCVSCYGADSLRLDEVTITAQKTDETAIDVPVSMGILSGNDLDDRQINKLENITNLTSNLSIFNASGIVSPNIRGIASNTALQNLNVGLYVDGVSYLGTLGNNLFLEDIERIEVLKGPQSILYGKNAYAGAINIVSKEPTNDLESKIGLKLGSDNLKGLNFSAGGAIVEDKFLARLNGFSRRKDGFVYNEYLNKTDDYEKTNFAKLYLKFKPTESLNLDLIQSLYNSKIGAPAMNLSNAKDLRKVSNNIEGKGNLKNYENSLKLSYKFKDYEFTSLSTFRNYKDNRIYDGDNTPASMIGVRSSHFQKDYSQEFRFVADKDYGKFLAGIQGSISDVKKRIIINDVMLYSDTKTKTKGYGFFSHNDFYITPTLTLILGMRFDKDEARLKHHLLADDKKDTYNAFSPKLGLKYKINENFMSYISVSKGYKAGGYLFSAPIDKMWYDKETLINYEWGFKTTWDKFDLSGAVFYADIKDKQVMTAVTPLLSYAANAAKAKSQGFELEGNYFMSDSLKFNASLGYAKSVYKTFKDAKGDYKGKYVNYAPEWTYTIGVDYYSGGGFFAGAYLRGQSKMYSDENNIYSSKGYMLIDAKIGYDSKNIGIYLYANNIFDKKHDTNYGAYTFMSEPREVGVKFEYKF
- a CDS encoding helix-turn-helix domain-containing protein, giving the protein MKKIKVDEIYQKLHRYDGGDIDEKEMRISTKRVQINDDMDFWIQKFSFKNDTEIINDLYPINGFFINFTIEGEATLKTFNSKIKYCNNLTTISTANNLLADLQAEQGKNNINAGIFISNNFIKNNFSDIINPFENKVLQQSKTNLCSQFYLNQILNLNSDDPLDRLFVESKVLELIHNEFINLKRYKKQNNHVILSEFDKAAIIKAKEILASNIQNPPSIKELAKKIKLNEFKLKFGFKKLFNQTPYEFLHKERIKHAFDLAKNSEMNISEISAAVGFKNQGYFAKAFKKHYNISPKDIMKTREYYY
- a CDS encoding Rieske 2Fe-2S domain-containing protein, with translation MSVKQERRNFIGLAFGAVAAVGGAFSLVAVKKTWDPLPSVKAAGFTTVDLSPMKDGEMRQIEWRKKPIFILKKDANMAPNDKRDVVVGDSRYIVAIALCTHLGCIPEWRASKQVFICACHAGEFNVDGINTFGPPPRPLDIPPFKIDGTKLVLGETGPEYEKLVAQA